The sequence below is a genomic window from Chiroxiphia lanceolata isolate bChiLan1 chromosome 8, bChiLan1.pri, whole genome shotgun sequence.
ATGTTAACCAAAACAGGCAACTTTAGGGAGAAGAGGTTTCTATTATTTGATTTTCAAGTCACATGATAATGACTGAAGACAGATGAGTAAAACTGAGCTTACACAAACATTACttgaattaactttttttttcctccacagaCACAGCAAGTATGCTGTTTTTCAATAGCAAACAGGTGTTGGAATCCATACAGACTTAATTAGAAATTAGATCAAAAAAGTCATGTAttcaacctttaaaaaaatcactggcctttaaaaatgtcaaagttGGGGATAAAAGTAATCCTCTAccagttactttaaaaaaccaTAAAGCTGTAATTCTGTATATTGCTTGTAAGTTTTCCAGAGACTATTTAGGTGGAAACTATTGAAAGTTAAAATCAATACAACTCTACATAAAATCTTTGTGATTTATACTTTATTATTCACGAATTGTGAAGAACTTTACCTGTTGCTAGATAAATGGGGTGGTTGTTTGCTGGACTCCACGCCTGAACAGCTGTTCGCTCGATTTCTTTTAGCTTCATTTTCTAGGCTCTGAAAGAAATTTCACACAGCGATTAGAATAGACAGATAGAGTCCACATGAAAATAATCgcatcagaaacaaaatattcccCTTACCAAGATACCATGAGAACAAATTGCTCTCAATAGAGTGAAGTTACTTGCTACTTCCTGAGGTAGTGAATACAGTTTTACTGTAATGAATCAGGATATTTTAGACGTCATTACAGAAGACCCCCCCACAATCCAACTATGTGACCCcagattttctttcacatatAGGTCTCTTTTTCATACATCCCAATCACAGGAGAGGGACCTAAAGCAGATCTAAATTAAACAACATACTCAAGTCTTCAGTCCAAGCTGGTTTAAATCagctgcagaaattaatttacacaaatgtattttgctCTAGCACTAGCTGCTCTCTCTGAACAAGCAGATGTCATTACATACATAAGCAAAAAGGGAGCAGAAGGAATCTCAGGGTAGGCTAAATTCCAAGCAGAAAAGTGACGTGGCCACATAAAACAAAGTGCAATGCTATCACGTGCCAATTCAGTTAATGTACTTTGTTCTTGCTCCtatgaaaagcaaaagttaaAAATCCCTTGACTTTCTCTTTGAATCTCTTTGGGCAAATGGTAGAAGGTGAGAAGAAGTAATCCACAAGTAAATACTGGTTTCAATCTCAGCACTGACACCtgtaaaatggaaacaaaacttCCCCATGCCACTGGAGAGAGATTAGTTGGGCAATAATGTAGCAGGGTAACTGAAAGTCAAACAtcagcagcaggcagccaggaggctgcaaaactgaatataaatacaaattattgtcctgtgcaggatcCCATGCTTACCAAGGAGAAAGCACCCAGCACCTCTCCATGGCTGATGGAGACAAACAGACCTTCTAAGCATCATAAATGATGTGTGGACATAGCATTCACAGACTAGCAAGGTCACTCCCATAAGCAGTTCCTTTCAGGCTTGGCTGCATTGCAGCCTTATAGCTTTAGCTAATCAGAACTGTTAACTATGCATTCAGACTGTATCGTGACGAATAAAGTAAAACTACcagcaggcagcacagaaaAACCCTCTGCATCCTGTCAGCTTGCTGTAATTAACTTCTCCTGCTTACTTGACACTGTTTGTGTAAACTACAACCTATATCACATGGCCTTCTGTTCAGCTGCAGGGCTACAAGTCTCAGTGTTTCATAGTTTGGCCTTAGTCAGGCCAGAATACAACCAGGTTCATAAATGTACCTTGCTGTGGGCTTGCCAGCCCACTGTCTGGCcgaaaaaggaaaaaaacccaaacaaacaaaaaaacccaacaaaaaccaactCAGTTTTGAAAAAGCCTTCCATCACCTTGTGGCTTATATGAAGCTATGACCTCCTGAGGTCCACATAAGGGGAAATCTGGTCAGCATTACTTTGTGGGCTTGGACCTCCTAGCTAATAACTCTATGCCCTTTTTAGGGTTTCTTCTCCATCACCAGTTAGAAGTTAAGGACATCCTCTCTCTCCCCCATGCATTTTCAGGATATGCTGTTTGACTAGAAtctatttaatgtttttcagcATTAGTCTGCAGCAGTATCCCCCAAAGCTCAAACTGCCTACTGCTATTCTCACATTAACCTTATCCCAACTTAGCTGCTAAGGCCCAAAGGAATCTGAACAGAACTCTTGTACAATTAAAGAAGTGCAACTATTTCTTCATGCACCCTAGAAACAGAAGTGGAAAGGTCATCTCCTCCTCATCATAACATATCTCCAAAACTTACTTTCCAATCTTCCAGTGCACATTTTGTGTGGTACTCCTTAGGGGTCCACCATATTCCCTATGCCAAGATGTTCCAGTGCCTACTCATTTGTGCAGGAACACTGTCCAGATCTCCTCCCTTCATTGGCAGAGGGGAATGAAAATATCCCCAGAAGTCAGGTGAATCTGCTATAAACAGTTATTGCACAAGGTTCTACCTGATTCCACAGACGTGGGTAGGCAGGACAGTTGGTACATTCCTTACCAGTCCCTTTCttgccccttcctcctccagttATAATCCATCAGTTGTAGGAGCTGACTACATCCAGGCCTCACTGTTTCTTGGCTTTTGAGAGAGCAACTTCCCTGTAAACATTAATAGACAATGGCCAAGAGACCTCTTCCCTCTAGGAAATTAACTGGTAAGGAAACAATGAAGAGTGCAATGATCAGAAACTTAGGTGAATGGTAGGAGCTCCCACTCCTTACCTCTGTGCTGGACTGACTGCATGGTTGGTATAATTTGCATTTAAGGTGCAAACAAAGATAAGGTGCCAAAATTGTGCAGAACAGCATGGATCAATTGTTCAGCTTTTCTTGTCAATAGAATGTTTTACATAAGAAAGTCAACACTACTCTTCTCTTTTCACCAATTTAAGTCAGGACAGAATGTGAAGGTAAAGTGCCTTGGCCATGGTAACACACCTAGATGCAGGAAAGCAAACAAGACACTATTTAGAGTGGCTCAATGTcaacaaaacaaccacagaAGTTCTGGATCACAGGTATTGAACAGGTACACTGTGTCCATGGTCCTGAAGGCAAACCAGCAGTGGTTCCAACAGACTTGAGAAGGCTCACAGAAGATATGTAAGAAGCCAAAAGATCACAGGATCACACCATCTCTTAAGAACCTCCTATCAGTTCAGTTCCACCGCAGCTGAGGCTCTACAGAGATGCAGCAGCACATCCTCCTTAAGGGAGTGGGCTCTgagtttggaaaggaaaaaaatgcctgatTTGAGTCTTACTCTTAGAGTAGTGATCCTTCTATACGCTGCACATGTCTGTATCCAGGACAGGATTCACGATccttaaagcaggaaaaagccCTTCTTTAGCAAACTCTTGTGGCTGCCTGAGAAAAATTCGCCAGTATTGAACTCTTCCACAGTAGAATTTTTACGGAGAGGTTGCCACCTGCTGTCATCTCCCAATATAGCCTCTAAGACTTCTGAGAAAGCTCATGCTTTTCTCAGGACGTCTAATTAATTAATCATGACAATTCCTCACACTCCTTCTACAGACACATATCTTATTACAGATCTAATATATTAAGGAATCTCAGCCCCAAAGGGAGCGGAAGGCAGAAGCATCATTTCCCCACAGCCTTCCCCAGCCATGGCTTTCCTGCACAGTGACCTTAAAGTGTCTGCAAAGCAAAACTCAACAGATCAGAGCACTTCCCACCAGAGAAACTgagagaaacagtgaaaattaaaagcacATAATCTCAAATCACAATGACCATGCAAACAATGCTGAGAGAGACAAAAATTCCTCACCTGTGTTAAAGTGAAATACTCGTGGCTTTACAGTACATTGTAAAAGACCATGGTTGTTTTTTTATGAGCTAACTGACCCTCAAAGCTGTCATGATAATTAACCCTGGTGTCACTCTAGTGAGGCCTTCTCTCTCTTGCACCACCCAAAATACTATCAATCAGAAATCCCCTCCCACTGGAGGGAAatcctcctcctgccactggACACACAACCATTCCTCTCTGAACAATTGCTGCTGATACTGGACTTCCAGCACTGGACACAAAGGAGCTGATAAACTGATCTCCCCCACTTAGTTAAAAGTGAAACTTGGGCAGAACAAAAAAGACTTGTCCAAGGTCACCCGGGGGACAAGCAGACACTCTAAGACCTGAAAAAGGCACCTCAGCCATAACACAATCGTTAAGACACAAACTGCACCTATAGTTTCCACATCTCAACATCAATTTAAAATCTCTGTACTGCCCCTTCCCTTTGCACTGCTCTGACACTCTCCTTTCACAGCTCCCCAACACCCTATGGCCAGGCTGTTTTCGTACGTGCTTATTATAAACCCCGATTACAGAAACACTAATCTCAGCTAATCACTGGTGTGTGCAAGGTGGAGTTGTtgcagggcagggctcagcACATTCCTCCATGACAGTTCCCATGGtatataaaaaaacctcttacGCCCTGCGCACTTTCAGAAGCTGTTGCCCATTGCAGGCACTGCTCAGACGGCAGTGCAAGTACGTCCCAAGGCAGCTTGTCCGAACAACAGCCTTACACCGTGGGATGGTGAAGGCGAGCGAAGGTCTAGGAGGAAAGCATTGCCCTCGGACACCGGGTGTCACACACAGGCTCTGGGCTACGCCAGAGGCCTTTCCGCGGCCCAGGTGGCTCAGCGGAGCTCCCCGGCCGCCGGCCGGCCGAGGGGAAACGGGATCCGGGGCTCCCAGAGCAAGGACGGGGCCACGGGCCCTGGGGACGGAGTCGTGACAGCGacagcggggagggggcggggagagcagaacagcagccccgagctgggggggccgggggcgcggaggggcagggcaggggcggTCCCTGGCGCCGGGTCGGTGTCTGagggcgcggggccgggccgggccggccggCGGAGAGGGGGCGGGCGGCCCTTACCGCTCGCTGCCGTCCCTCCGCGCCTCTCGCTCCCCAGCCCGGCGTCCGACGGTGGCCGCGGGGAgcccgcccggcccccccccgccgcgcctgcgccgccccgccccggaacccggccccgccccgccgtcCCCTCAGCAGCGCCCGGGGCTCCGTCTCCCTTCTCAGGGTACCTGAATTGGCTCCATCCGCCGGTCCCGGACCGGTCACGCCGCTCAAGGAcaccagagctgcagccaggctctACTGCCCCTGCAGTCACCCCCTCAGGACTTTGCCTCAGCTACACAATTCATCCATCCTAGGAGAGTGTGCATAAGggaaaggaatatatttttctaaaagcgTTTTaattgccaggaaaaaaatgcagaagggCCCAGACCTCCTTCGCTCACCTCTCTCCTGGTCTTCAGAAAATCTGCGTGTGTTACAAACCCCATTTTTGAGGATTTCTGAGCCATATTATCTGCCCAACCCATCATGCCTTCCCCATGAAGAAAACCATAATGAAGTTACTGGTTAGAATGAACTAGGATTGGAAGTCCCCCAATGGAGCAGACAGCACTGGTACACCGTGCAATGAGCTGGACGGGCCTCAATCTGCCTCACTGCAAGTGCTACACACACTAAGGCTCCTATTACtgctctgatcatcttcatttCACTTGAAGACTCCTTGCAACTCTCCTAACACTGTATAAAGTGCTGTCATGTAACTGCTGTGGAATGGTAATTCTTACTCAAGTATCCCTACAGAGTGTTTTACCCCACACAACAGACTTCAGTTTTAAGGTGCCcatagttaaaaaaaacacttcTAGGGTAAAATATCATTGACCATAATTTAAAAGGAAGTATTTCTGTAACTAGAAGAGGTGAAAGCTTACAAAAGCCATGAGAAATGCTGATTGTTCAGCACCTACGAAGGAGTTATGAATATTGAGGTGTAAATAAAACTATGTACTAGCATTCAATCCCATAACTCCCTTCAACATACATCCTTATACAAACCTCTAAGCGAAGATCCCTTAGAATTTGGggttaaaaaaatcttcagattGAAAAATCACAAATTGCTTTCCTTATATATCTGCTGCTCTTAAAGCACAAACCTGAGTCATGATAGGGTGTtgagagcagagcacagcatcCAGTTTATAGGAAGCGCTTAGAGCAGCCCAAGCCCTTGGCCTTTTTGATCACTCACTCCTGCAGCGGCATCTAAGGCATAGCACAAGGGAGTTGAGAGAACATTTACTGTAAATCACTACTGAAGGTACCATCTTCTCCTCCAgtaacaaggagaaaaaaagaacatgttaAAGGAAGAGTGGAGCTGGACAAATCTATCAGCTTAATATAACCATATCCATACCTTTCCCAAGCAAACTGTCACTGAAGCCACAGGAGGCCCCAGACCCGTGGTTTGCAGCAAGACAGGCAGACTTCATGGGACAGATATAACTCCAGCCCAGGTGGATGAGTTCAGGCCATAAAGGAGCAACTTGGGCACCCGTGCGCTTGGATGAAAGCCCAGGGGCAGCAGAACACGTGTGGCCAGAGCTGGACTTGCTCATTAGCCCTTTCATACCACTGCCATCCACACAGCTCTGCTATCAGCTTCAAGCTACTCACTGAAAGGCTTTGTGCCTTACTAGTCCTTCCTACTGGTCGTACAAACTTCACTTGAGAGGGCATCTAGACCAGGAAGAGATCAAAGTCAActgccaggaagggcagacagTTATTCACACAGTGTAAGGCTCCCAAGGACTGGCAGTTGCCAGTCTGGTTCTGTCTGTCATTTCAGAGTATTTGGTGACACTCCAGTTCAACTCCAAGCAGCATCTGCAGTAACCACTTAGCAACAGGAAGTATCTCATATATaaacaggcagagctgaggaatGTTTGTGCACGAGGTACTTAAATGAGCAGCAGCCCTAGGACTGCGCTCAGAACTTTGCCCCACAGATACTATCCCActcagaaaaatgacaaaatttcATCAGCTGTAATTCAGCCTTCTCAAACCAACAGAAGACAACTAGCACAGTAGGTGTCATTGATGTATTTCACTGCAGTTAGTGGTTGAACATTGCAGAACAAGTGTTAACATATGCCACAGCGAACACCAGCGAAGATTCCATCCCTAGCAGAGCTGACAAGACTCATCGCACTTGAACAACTTTCAAATTTCATAGTGTACCACCACCGGTGGCTCTTTACTGGGgtctcctcctttctccagaTACAGGTCATTGAAGGGATATTGCTTCGGTCCCTACAAGGAGAGATAAAGAGTGGCAAATTCACCACATTCACCAAGCAAATTAAGAGGTACAAGGCAAAtgtctcatcccatcccacccccacCCAAATCAAGGCTTGCCATTTACAACATAAATTTCTATTTCCTAAGTGTTTCAGCCAGAATATTAGAGTATGAGGCAAGTAAATTCAGAAATGGGAATTCTTTGTATAAACCTATGTCCTTGAGCAGAAACATCAAGGTGGTCTTGCTCTTAATCAACAGTTCATCTCACAGCATGAGGGCAACATATTGCAGAAGCTGTTTGTGTATTCAGATGCATTTTTCAAGATTACATTTCCCAAATGATACAAATCATGAGATATAACTAAAAAAAAGGGCAAGAGAAGAGAGCATCTCTCTTAAGCAGATGcacacagggaaggagaatACCTAGACCAAAGAAAGGATACTGTAAGAAGCATAGCTTAAAATTAATTCCCTGTGAACAGGACCTGCTCACTATGAAACAGTATCTGTGAGCTGAGCCAAACCAGCCAAGAGAACACATCAGGTTAGATGAGGCCACAGAACACCCCTTGGCCCAGCCCCTGACAGGAGTAGGGTTTTGCATTCACATCCACCACTCAGCTTCAGCAAAACCACTTCTCTAGGCACTGGCAGTGACAAGAAACACAGCTACTCTTCCTCCCTTTACCCTTGGGTTTCACTCACCACAGGCCTGTAAGATGGATAGATCTCTCCAACAGCAAACATGATCAGCATGGTACTCAAAAAGATAAGGAAGTGTTTGCGCATGGTATGCCAGGGAACTACTGTGGGGGACGTATCAACCCGGTTCCGAATGTACATGTCAAAGTTCCAGTGCATCTGAAAAACAAGGACCATTGTATATTTACCAAGAGTAGTCAAGctgcttttctcaagggaagCAGTACATTACAGCATGCACAACAAAACTGccagaagctgctgcttcttctccaCCTCGAAACTGGAGATAAAGCCACAGAGGAGGTACGTGATTTACCTACAGTCACAACAAACTGTTGTTTCCAGTAAAATTCAAAAGACTCCAAATTTCATCCCATGCTTATACCAGGCAACATGCTTAATTATAGGATAGCAGCAGCTTTTATTTCTATACGTAATCATTCCACCTCAGCTTTGCTCCCCAGCACCACTAGAAAAACATGACATAAATCAGAATCCTCATTTATAGAAACCCAGTCACATACCCAAACAGAAGTAGCAGTGTTATTTCAAACAAAGAAGCAACTAACTACATGACCCTTGGAAGCTGGTTCCTTTAAACAGGTAGAGCACCTGCTGCTGTTACTCCAGGAAAAGAGCAGGGCTGGTAACAAGCTAATGCCCTTCCTGATGGAAGCAGAAGGGCATTTAAGCTTCTGCCTTGAAGTATACCTAGGAAAGTGTCAAGCACGTTCTGCCTAGTCTCCTTTCACATTAGTGAGAGCAGAGAATGTATTAATTTGCAGCTCAAGTACTGCCACCAGATTCCCACCCTTAGCTCCCACAGAGCCATTTGCTATCAAACCCAGAGAGCCAGACTGAGAAGAAATCAAAGTTGCCTAAACAGAAGCATCTGCTGACAGCTGGAATGCACCAGTGTATTCCTCTTGGCTCCCCACTGCCAACCCCATGTGCAAGGGCTTGTATACAAGCCTTCCTGTACCAAGCACTACAACACAGAATCAacagagttttttttttctccatgtgcTTTTACAGTCATTACAACATGCACTTTGCTGTGGTACATGTGTTGAAATGCTCTGGTATGTTCATACTATGATATATTATGCACACATACTTACATTAACTCTGCTTTTAGTAAAGAGATCTCAAGTCAATTACCAAGCTCAGTAACCCCAGTCAGGTTGCAGTTGTTCACAAAGGGAACATTCACTAAGTGAAGAATTACTTCTGACAAGGCATTTGAGGAACTTAGATTTTGAAAGTTAACACAGGTGTCTATTCATATTTGTCTTAAGGACATCTTAAGGACAACTTTCTTTAGAGAGAACATCCTTATTTGTATTCTACCTCAAAACATCCCTGGAGTAATAAAGCAGCAATAGCTACTTCCACTGATGACTGACATTCAAATGACGGATTCTTTGCTAAACAATTCTGAACCAGGCTCTTGTACTGAGTCAGATCAGGCAAATAAAATGGATGAGACTTTCTTATTCCTACAAGTTAAGTTTGTAAAGTCTCCCTCCTCATAAGCTGTTAACTGTCCTCagcactttcaaaatatttaccCTGATGGCCACAGCTTAAGCTTCTCTCAAACTGACTGTTTCTGCCTGCACAGGCAACACACACCTGCACTGGTGATGCAATTACACAAAGAGTTCCACTGAAAACATTAACACCACGTGTGTGTATTAACAGCTGCATTGGTGAGCGACTTGAGAAGTGCTACTAGCATTCCTACCGGCTCTCCCCAGTTATGCCTCACGTCTGGCTGGTCCCACTGGTACCAGGGGTCTCTCTCATGCTGAGACTTATCAGGGAGCATGGGATAGTCACCATACCTgtgagaaacaaaca
It includes:
- the NDUFB8 gene encoding NADH dehydrogenase [ubiquinone] 1 beta subcomplex subunit 8, mitochondrial, yielding MMAGALRGVLCPRAAAGLRVVRAAVAAPPGARAASEMSKDMLPGPYPRTPEERAAAAKKYNMRVEDYQPYPDDGFGYGDYPMLPDKSQHERDPWYQWDQPDVRHNWGEPMHWNFDMYIRNRVDTSPTVVPWHTMRKHFLIFLSTMLIMFAVGEIYPSYRPVGPKQYPFNDLYLEKGGDPSKEPPVVVHYEI